The genomic stretch AAATCCATGCCCAGTACTTTGTCCCCCGGCTTCAGCGTGGCAAAATAAACGGCCATATTGGATTGGCTACCGGAATGGGGCTGAACATTAGCGTACTCGGCGTTGAACAGTTCCTTGGCACGCTCACAGGCTAAGGACTCCACCACATCGGCATGGTCGCAACCGCCGTAATAGCGCCTGTTCGGATAGCCTTCTGCATATTTATTGGTAAAAATGGAGCCTTGAGCCTCCAGCACAGCCGGGGAAACAATATTCTCCGAAGCGATCAGTTCCAGCTGATTGGCCTGACGCTCCAGTTCATATTGAACCTGTTTATAGATATCCGGGTCTGTCTCTTTTAGCGTTGCCATACCTTCCGCCTAAAATATTTTATCGTTAATTTTAAAAGAAAAAAAACGGCAGCTCCGTCAGGGGCTGCCGAAAAATCGTCATCAAGAAAGACAGCAGGACAACAATACTCTTTATCTGCACGCAGCAACAAACAACTGCCTTTCGTTAACTAAATAGTTAACTGAACATATCCAATCTTCGTTGATGCCGTCCGCCAGCAAACGCTGTCTCCACCCAGGTTCTGACGATATCCAGAGCAATTTCCGGTCCAATCACGCGTCCACCAAGACAGAGTACATTGGAGTTGTTATGTTCCCGACTCATTCTCGCAGTAAAAGCTTCATGGCAAAGTGCTGCCCGGATCTCTTTATGTCTATTAGCGGCAATGGACACCCCAATACCGGTTCCACAGACTAAAATTCCTCCTTCACAGTGCCCTTCCTGAACCTGGTGGCAGACCTTCTCAGCAATATCAGGATAATCAACAGACTCCAAGGAGTGGCAGCCCACAGACTCAACCTCATGACCAAGTTCACCCAGGAATTGAACGACAAGCTCCTTCAGCTCAAAGCCCCCGTGGTCACTGCCTACT from Candidatus Electrothrix communis encodes the following:
- the rpiB gene encoding ribose 5-phosphate isomerase B, whose product is MKIAVGSDHGGFELKELVVQFLGELGHEVESVGCHSLESVDYPDIAEKVCHQVQEGHCEGGILVCGTGIGVSIAANRHKEIRAALCHEAFTARMSREHNNSNVLCLGGRVIGPEIALDIVRTWVETAFAGGRHQRRLDMFS